The following proteins are co-located in the Candidatus Deferrimicrobiaceae bacterium genome:
- a CDS encoding sulfurtransferase TusA family protein, producing MGTKHTLDAKGLKCPLPTLMVDGKLRKNEIKPGDVLEVIADCPTFENDIKSWCTRNKKVLVYIRDEGGVKRCQIQF from the coding sequence ATGGGAACCAAGCACACGCTCGATGCGAAAGGTCTCAAATGTCCGTTGCCGACGCTCATGGTCGACGGGAAGCTCCGCAAGAACGAGATCAAGCCGGGCGACGTCCTCGAGGTGATTGCCGACTGCCCCACCTTCGAGAACGACATCAAGTCCTGGTGTACCCGGAACAAGAAGGTGCTCGTTTACATCCGGGACGAAGGCGGCGTCAAGCGCTGCCAGATCCAGTTCTAG
- a CDS encoding hydrogenase iron-sulfur subunit: MTPFEPKIVGFLCNWCSYAGADKAGTAQIAYPPNLRIIRVMCTGRVDPQFVLSAYREGADGVIILACHPGDCHYKEQNYRAIQRHRLLLRLLAPFGIGEARCRLDFVSAAEGETFARVVTGMVEELKTMGPIGLQA; this comes from the coding sequence ATGACCCCCTTCGAGCCGAAGATCGTCGGGTTCCTGTGCAACTGGTGCTCGTATGCAGGCGCCGACAAGGCCGGAACCGCGCAGATCGCCTACCCGCCGAACCTGCGCATCATCCGGGTCATGTGCACGGGGCGGGTCGACCCGCAGTTCGTTCTCTCCGCGTACAGGGAGGGGGCCGACGGCGTCATCATCCTTGCGTGTCACCCGGGCGATTGCCACTACAAGGAACAGAACTACCGGGCCATCCAGCGTCACCGCCTTCTCCTGCGGTTGCTCGCGCCGTTCGGCATCGGGGAGGCGCGTTGCCGGCTCGATTTCGTTTCCGCCGCCGAGGGCGAGACGTTCGCACGGGTCGTGACCGGGATGGTCGAAGAGCTGAAGACGATGGGGCCGATCGGATTGCAGGCCTGA
- a CDS encoding CoB--CoM heterodisulfide reductase iron-sulfur subunit A family protein, which yields MRIGVYFCNCGPNISEKIDSAAVREAVAQVEGFGYFRTVDFLCSSTGTEEMEADISAEKPDRVVVAACSVRDHEETFRDVLSRAGINPFLMQMVNIREHIAWVTADPLQATAKAIAQIRAAMKRVVLHESLVRQELDVNTGVLVVGSGPAGLKAALTLAEAGRKVVLVEKEPMIGGMPVRYEEMFPNIECGPCMLEPVMGDLLHGPFAENVEILNLSEVEGVVGYHGNFTATIRKRARRVSADLCIACGMCIEACPAKGPNPYNCGMNEKKAIDFPFRGVLPNLPYIDAAACVRTTKGEDCTACRDACLVEGAVLLDEAEEVVTRDIGAIILATGGALYDCSRLPNLGHGVVPDVLDALEFERMLAASGPTEGVLRTASGKIPERIAIVHCVGSLDHRHMNYCSGVCCEVAFKFNHLIAHKLEGATVTHFYRTICVAGKEEFKLYEEAKSRGTTRFLQYEDLSELSVSGGGEGKGISISSARGGGNALDRYDMVVLCPAIVPSDGTRKMLSLLELASDRFGFAAELHGRMDSAKGNVRGVFLAGTCQAPMDVQKAVNQALAATGLALSGLVPGRKMVVEPVTAEVDAERCSGCRSCILVCPYKAIVFDAEKDAAVINPVLCMGCGTCVAACPSGAIKGIHFTNEEILAEIAEVLA from the coding sequence ATGAGGATCGGCGTCTACTTCTGCAACTGCGGCCCGAACATCTCCGAGAAGATCGATTCCGCGGCCGTGCGCGAGGCGGTCGCGCAGGTCGAGGGCTTCGGCTATTTCCGGACCGTCGATTTCCTCTGCTCGTCGACCGGGACCGAAGAGATGGAGGCCGACATTTCGGCCGAAAAGCCCGACCGGGTCGTCGTCGCCGCCTGCTCCGTCCGCGACCACGAGGAGACGTTCCGCGACGTGCTGTCGCGCGCCGGCATCAACCCGTTCCTGATGCAGATGGTCAACATCCGCGAGCATATCGCCTGGGTCACGGCCGATCCCTTGCAGGCCACCGCGAAGGCGATCGCCCAGATCCGCGCCGCGATGAAGCGGGTCGTCCTGCACGAGTCGCTGGTCCGGCAGGAGCTCGACGTCAACACCGGCGTTCTCGTGGTCGGCTCCGGGCCTGCGGGGCTCAAGGCCGCGCTGACGCTCGCCGAGGCGGGCCGCAAGGTCGTCCTCGTCGAGAAGGAGCCTATGATCGGCGGGATGCCGGTCCGCTACGAGGAGATGTTCCCGAACATCGAGTGCGGCCCCTGCATGCTCGAGCCGGTCATGGGAGATCTCCTGCACGGTCCCTTCGCCGAAAATGTCGAGATCCTGAACCTGTCCGAGGTCGAGGGGGTCGTCGGCTACCACGGCAATTTCACGGCCACGATTCGGAAACGGGCGCGTCGCGTCTCCGCGGACCTTTGCATCGCATGCGGCATGTGCATCGAGGCTTGCCCCGCCAAAGGCCCCAATCCTTACAACTGCGGGATGAACGAGAAGAAGGCGATCGATTTTCCGTTCCGCGGCGTGCTGCCGAACCTTCCCTACATCGACGCCGCAGCCTGCGTCCGGACGACGAAGGGCGAGGATTGCACCGCCTGCCGCGACGCCTGTCTCGTCGAAGGGGCCGTTCTGCTCGACGAGGCGGAAGAAGTCGTCACCCGCGACATCGGGGCGATCATCCTGGCGACCGGCGGAGCCCTCTACGATTGCTCTCGGCTTCCGAACCTGGGCCATGGAGTGGTTCCGGACGTCCTCGACGCGCTCGAGTTCGAGCGGATGCTCGCGGCCAGCGGGCCCACCGAGGGGGTGCTCCGGACCGCTTCGGGCAAGATCCCCGAACGGATCGCGATCGTCCACTGCGTCGGCAGCCTCGATCACCGGCACATGAATTACTGCTCGGGCGTTTGCTGCGAAGTGGCGTTCAAGTTCAACCACCTGATCGCCCACAAGCTGGAAGGAGCGACGGTCACGCACTTCTACAGGACGATCTGCGTCGCGGGGAAAGAAGAATTCAAGCTGTACGAGGAGGCCAAGAGCCGCGGCACCACCCGGTTCCTCCAGTACGAAGACTTATCCGAGCTTTCCGTGTCGGGCGGCGGCGAGGGGAAAGGCATCTCGATCTCTTCCGCGCGCGGGGGCGGGAATGCGCTCGACAGATACGACATGGTCGTCCTCTGCCCGGCGATCGTCCCTTCCGACGGGACGCGAAAGATGCTCTCCCTCCTCGAGCTTGCCAGCGACCGGTTCGGATTCGCCGCCGAGCTCCACGGCCGGATGGATTCCGCGAAGGGAAACGTCCGCGGCGTCTTCCTTGCGGGAACCTGCCAGGCGCCGATGGACGTCCAGAAGGCCGTCAATCAGGCGCTCGCCGCTACGGGGCTCGCCCTGTCCGGGCTCGTTCCCGGCCGGAAGATGGTCGTCGAGCCGGTGACCGCCGAAGTCGACGCGGAGCGTTGCTCCGGGTGCCGCTCCTGCATCCTGGTCTGCCCCTACAAGGCGATCGTCTTTGATGCCGAAAAGGATGCCGCGGTCATCAACCCGGTGCTCTGCATGGGATGCGGGACGTGCGTGGCGGCCTGCCCCTCGGGCGCCATCAAGGGGATCCACTTTACCAACGAGGAAATTCTCGCCGAGATCGCGGAGGTGCTGGCATGA
- a CDS encoding hydrogenase maturation protease: MPGTVVVGVGNPVLTDDSVGIQVARLVGKSLAGRDDVTVRELCVGGMELMEALVGYDRAIIVDAMAGGGAPGTIYRSTPETLFESRNSSCAHNATLGEALEVGRAVGLPLPGTIEIVGIEPEDVSTFGETLTGRVADVVPRVVCELLERLAPAGA; the protein is encoded by the coding sequence ATGCCGGGAACCGTCGTCGTGGGCGTGGGGAATCCGGTGCTGACCGACGATTCCGTCGGAATCCAGGTCGCCCGCCTCGTGGGGAAATCGCTTGCGGGGCGCGACGACGTGACGGTGCGCGAACTGTGCGTCGGGGGCATGGAGTTGATGGAGGCGCTGGTCGGCTACGACCGCGCGATCATCGTCGACGCCATGGCCGGCGGGGGGGCGCCGGGCACGATCTACCGGAGCACGCCCGAGACGCTCTTCGAATCGCGCAATTCCTCGTGCGCCCACAACGCCACGCTTGGCGAGGCGCTCGAGGTCGGCCGCGCGGTGGGCCTTCCGCTTCCCGGCACGATCGAGATCGTGGGGATCGAGCCGGAGGATGTCTCCACATTCGGCGAAACATTGACAGGGCGCGTGGCCGACGTGGTCCCGCGAGTGGTCTGCGAACTTCTGGAAAGGCTGGCGCCGGCAGGCGCTTGA
- a CDS encoding Ni/Fe hydrogenase subunit alpha, with protein MKRISIDPITRLEGHGRIEIFLDDAGGVENVYFQVPELRGFEQFCVGRQAEEMPVITNRICGVCPEAHHMASAKALDALFGVEPPPAAKKVRELLYSAFYVTDHTTHFYALGGPDFIVGPDAPPSERNLLGVIRKVGVDIGKQVIACRRRNHEIIRMLGGRPIHPVAGLPGGWSRPVTEEERQFIEKAARENVEFALFSLQAFDDIVLKNSGYLDLVVSDTYLHRTYSMGMVDANNQVNFYDGQIRVIDPDGKEFAKYHPRDYAEHIAERVESWSYLKFPYLKKVGWKGFTDGVDSGVYSATPLTRLNVSEGMPTPRAQEAFERLFETLGSKKVEGRRYAPVHHRLATHWARLVELLYAAERMLELATDPEITSPDLRNIPTGPVVAPLGGVGCVEAPRGTLTHHYFADERGVLTKVNLVVGTTNNHAPISMSIKRAAQKLIQPGRPLKESDLNMIEMAFRVYDPCMSCATHTLPGQMPLIVDVRDSAGALIQSVRKD; from the coding sequence ATGAAGCGCATCAGCATCGACCCGATCACCCGCCTTGAGGGGCATGGCCGGATCGAGATCTTCCTCGACGACGCCGGGGGCGTCGAGAACGTCTATTTCCAGGTGCCCGAGCTGCGGGGTTTCGAGCAGTTCTGCGTCGGACGCCAGGCGGAAGAAATGCCGGTCATCACGAACCGCATCTGCGGCGTCTGCCCCGAGGCCCACCACATGGCCTCGGCCAAGGCGCTCGATGCCCTGTTCGGCGTCGAACCGCCGCCCGCCGCCAAAAAGGTGCGCGAGCTTCTCTACAGCGCCTTCTATGTGACCGACCACACAACCCACTTCTATGCGCTCGGCGGTCCCGACTTCATCGTCGGCCCCGATGCGCCTCCCTCCGAGCGGAACCTGCTCGGTGTCATCCGCAAGGTCGGCGTCGACATCGGGAAGCAGGTCATCGCCTGCCGGCGGCGGAACCACGAGATCATCCGGATGCTCGGAGGCCGCCCGATCCATCCGGTGGCCGGGCTGCCGGGCGGCTGGAGCCGTCCCGTGACGGAGGAGGAGCGGCAATTCATCGAGAAGGCCGCGCGGGAAAACGTCGAGTTCGCCTTGTTCAGCCTCCAGGCGTTCGACGACATCGTGCTCAAGAACAGCGGCTACCTCGATCTCGTCGTCTCCGACACCTACCTGCACCGCACCTATTCGATGGGGATGGTCGACGCCAACAACCAGGTCAACTTCTACGACGGGCAGATCCGCGTGATCGATCCCGACGGCAAAGAGTTTGCGAAGTACCACCCGCGCGACTATGCCGAGCACATCGCCGAGCGCGTCGAGAGCTGGAGCTACCTCAAGTTCCCCTACCTCAAGAAGGTCGGCTGGAAGGGCTTTACCGACGGCGTCGACAGCGGCGTCTACAGCGCGACGCCCCTGACCCGCCTCAACGTTTCCGAAGGGATGCCCACGCCGCGGGCGCAGGAGGCGTTCGAGCGGCTCTTCGAGACGCTGGGAAGCAAAAAGGTCGAGGGCCGCCGCTATGCGCCAGTCCACCACCGGCTGGCCACCCACTGGGCGCGGCTGGTCGAGCTGCTCTACGCGGCCGAGCGGATGCTCGAGCTCGCGACCGACCCCGAGATCACCTCGCCCGACCTGCGCAACATCCCCACGGGGCCCGTGGTCGCCCCTCTTGGCGGGGTCGGCTGCGTCGAGGCGCCGCGCGGGACGCTGACCCACCACTACTTCGCCGACGAGCGCGGCGTCCTGACCAAGGTCAACCTGGTCGTCGGGACGACCAACAACCACGCCCCCATCTCGATGAGCATCAAGCGCGCAGCCCAGAAGCTGATCCAGCCGGGACGCCCGCTGAAGGAATCCGACCTCAACATGATCGAGATGGCGTTCCGCGTCTACGACCCGTGCATGTCGTGCGCGACCCATACGCTGCCCGGGCAGATGCCGCTGATCGTCGATGTCCGCGACTCCGCGGGCGCGCTGATCCAGAGCGTCCGGAAGGATTGA
- a CDS encoding DUF1848 family protein, producing MSPYIVSASRRTDIPQFFGAWFAERRRAGFCEARSVFGRTDRISLLPEDVLGYLFWSKNTAPFEGELGDLLAAGTPVALQFTINGYGPAVEKNIPGLDVTIPAFLRASKMLPSPSAIQWRYDPVVVADDFDIDWHRANFRRIAGRLAGATRVCNTSIVEAYRKVVRRMGEGVAYRLPEAGRHEGVDRKHPGLRRVGAPEIALMADLARIAAEHDITLRACCDPGLGLPPAVCCGAELFADYGIGPRIVMQASAPTRQGCRCIKSRDIGTGNTCPGGCDYCYVS from the coding sequence TTGAGCCCCTATATCGTCAGCGCGTCGCGCCGCACGGACATCCCGCAGTTCTTTGGAGCGTGGTTCGCCGAACGGCGCCGCGCCGGCTTTTGCGAGGCCCGGAGCGTCTTCGGCCGGACCGACCGCATTTCGCTCCTGCCCGAAGATGTCCTCGGGTACCTGTTCTGGTCGAAGAACACGGCGCCGTTCGAAGGGGAGTTGGGCGACCTGCTGGCGGCGGGAACGCCGGTCGCCCTCCAGTTCACGATCAACGGATACGGCCCGGCCGTCGAGAAGAACATCCCCGGCCTCGACGTGACGATTCCCGCCTTCCTCCGCGCCTCGAAGATGCTGCCGTCCCCTTCGGCCATCCAGTGGCGGTACGATCCCGTCGTGGTCGCGGACGACTTCGACATCGATTGGCACCGGGCCAACTTTCGCCGGATCGCCGGCCGTCTCGCGGGCGCCACGCGCGTCTGCAACACCTCGATCGTCGAAGCCTATCGCAAGGTCGTTCGCCGAATGGGGGAGGGGGTGGCGTATCGCCTCCCGGAGGCGGGCCGCCACGAAGGCGTCGACCGGAAGCACCCGGGACTGCGTCGTGTCGGCGCGCCGGAAATCGCTTTGATGGCCGACCTCGCCCGGATTGCCGCTGAGCATGATATTACGCTTCGCGCCTGTTGCGATCCCGGGCTCGGGCTCCCGCCGGCGGTCTGCTGCGGCGCCGAACTTTTCGCAGACTACGGGATCGGTCCCCGGATCGTCATGCAGGCCTCAGCCCCGACCCGGCAGGGATGCCGCTGCATCAAGTCGCGGGACATCGGGACGGGAAACACTTGCCCGGGCGGATGCGATTACTGCTACGTGAGCTGA
- a CDS encoding AAA family ATPase: MRILRLRFRNLNSLAGEWDIDFTHPAYVSSGIFAITGPTGSGKTTVLDAICLSLYGRTPRLNRVNQSGNEIMSRQLADCSAEVEFETAKGLFRCHWSQHRARKQADGNLQAPRHEIAEAATGLIIESKLTAVAGKVEEVTGMDFDRFTRSVLLAQGGFAAFLQARPDERAPILEQITGTEIYSRISVKAHERTTEERRKLDVLRADLSGMQLLSPEEEERFRSEQTEKEREEANLTGWVQAIGEQKAWKERIETLETEIAQTRLAWQSFEQKKESGAPQLEQLAWGRRALSLDGDHANLEGVRKQQRVEQDEWAGSGDRLLEVQQACQVAGVALDKAEIGLQEARAEQLRKAEPIRRTRTLDLKLDEASSQLRGGEDEIGRLVGQGDEYRAKIAAGEERIRGTGSSLQAVEVFLSTNGADAVLAETLTGIGQQVKTLKALGEQDSARREQLARQIGVCESAERTKSKAEADLKAALEAVTTAGNRLGSIQAECEKLLGGRDLPLWRADAEAYATRESRLQGLLDAVTRVGDLRNKLESVRARHEALERSRERLSRQEKALTDECGLRETVACQLQDKVILLNRVKTLEAERAQLVDGVPCPLCGAIDHPYAVGNVPCPDEAQQALAQARDEARDAANRLSAVKAEAAGVATGLEQVERERNECLAMLARDEASCTGALLELKLDIDAAARPDSLRAELESCRESLAGCRDIIGQVDAKEAEAREAKSAYDKVKDELARRDTARQTAAIASENAVGERERLERESATLKDDFDRALAETERAVEPYGCRGISPQNADEILEALTARRNSYGEQVGEKETLEKRLSDLGSEVQTLRALLAEAARNLGEKEALRCEQLKRRGELATQRLALFGDRNPDTEEKRLADGIERAGGQREAALQERNHLQAELAGLQERIQTLAATIATRALELAELEGGFKQRMSDAEFADEAAFLEARLSPERLDALAGFADALLREETELRARLEDRAATLKAEREKNLTPKTVDQIGEEYAAVSLKLNELQKALGALGEKLQQHRGQQQLRQVRLQAAEAQKIECARWERLHELIGSADGKKFRNFAQGLTFEMMVGHANRQLGKMSDRYILVRDSLEPLELNVLDNYQAGEIRSTKNLSGGESFIVSLALALGLSNMASRNVRVDSLFLDEGFGTLDEDALETALETLSGLQQDGKLIGIISHVPALKERIGTRILVEAGSAGRSTLSGPGCRRVV; this comes from the coding sequence ATGAGAATCCTGCGGCTTCGTTTCCGGAACCTGAATTCTCTGGCTGGCGAATGGGATATCGACTTCACCCATCCCGCCTACGTATCCAGCGGAATCTTCGCCATCACCGGTCCGACCGGTTCCGGGAAGACCACCGTCCTCGACGCGATCTGCCTTTCCCTTTATGGCCGGACCCCGCGCCTGAACCGGGTCAACCAGAGCGGCAACGAGATCATGTCGCGCCAGTTGGCCGACTGTTCGGCCGAGGTCGAGTTCGAAACCGCAAAGGGGCTTTTTCGCTGCCACTGGAGCCAGCACCGGGCGCGAAAGCAGGCCGACGGCAATTTGCAGGCGCCCCGTCACGAAATCGCCGAGGCGGCAACGGGACTGATCATCGAATCGAAGCTGACGGCCGTAGCCGGCAAGGTCGAGGAAGTGACCGGGATGGACTTCGACCGGTTCACCAGGTCCGTGCTGCTGGCGCAGGGCGGATTCGCCGCATTTCTCCAGGCGCGTCCGGACGAACGGGCTCCGATCCTGGAGCAGATCACCGGCACCGAGATCTACAGCCGGATTTCCGTGAAGGCCCACGAGCGAACTACCGAAGAGCGCCGGAAGCTGGACGTGCTTCGTGCCGACCTGTCCGGGATGCAGCTGCTCTCACCCGAAGAAGAGGAGCGTTTTCGAAGCGAGCAGACGGAAAAGGAGCGGGAAGAGGCGAATCTCACCGGATGGGTCCAGGCCATCGGAGAACAAAAGGCCTGGAAAGAACGGATCGAGACGCTCGAAACGGAAATCGCTCAGACCCGGCTGGCATGGCAATCATTTGAGCAGAAGAAGGAAAGTGGCGCCCCCCAACTCGAACAATTGGCTTGGGGCCGCCGTGCCTTGTCCCTCGATGGCGATCATGCGAACCTCGAGGGCGTCCGGAAACAGCAGCGCGTGGAGCAGGACGAATGGGCCGGCTCCGGCGATCGCCTCCTCGAGGTGCAACAGGCGTGTCAAGTTGCGGGGGTTGCGCTGGACAAGGCGGAAATCGGTCTTCAAGAGGCCCGTGCCGAGCAACTCCGCAAGGCCGAACCGATCCGCAGGACGCGGACGCTTGACCTCAAGCTCGACGAGGCGAGCTCGCAGCTTCGGGGAGGTGAGGACGAGATCGGAAGACTCGTAGGGCAGGGTGACGAGTACCGGGCGAAGATCGCGGCCGGCGAGGAACGGATCCGCGGGACGGGCTCCTCCTTGCAGGCTGTCGAGGTCTTTTTAAGTACGAATGGGGCGGATGCAGTGTTGGCGGAGACGCTGACGGGAATCGGGCAGCAGGTCAAGACCCTCAAGGCGCTCGGAGAGCAGGATTCCGCCAGGCGGGAGCAACTTGCCCGACAGATCGGGGTATGCGAAAGCGCCGAGCGAACGAAGTCGAAGGCCGAGGCCGATTTGAAGGCTGCCCTGGAGGCGGTCACAACGGCCGGGAACAGACTCGGGTCGATCCAGGCCGAATGCGAAAAGCTGCTGGGTGGGCGCGACCTCCCGCTTTGGCGTGCCGACGCCGAGGCGTACGCGACCCGGGAAAGCCGGTTGCAGGGCCTTCTCGATGCCGTGACGCGAGTCGGGGATCTCCGCAATAAACTCGAATCGGTGCGTGCAAGGCATGAAGCGCTTGAGCGATCGCGCGAGCGGCTTTCCCGGCAGGAAAAGGCACTGACCGATGAATGCGGGTTGCGTGAAACGGTGGCCTGCCAGTTACAGGACAAGGTCATCCTGCTGAACCGGGTCAAGACCCTGGAAGCGGAACGGGCGCAGCTCGTGGATGGGGTGCCCTGTCCCTTGTGCGGCGCCATCGATCATCCGTACGCCGTCGGAAACGTCCCTTGCCCCGATGAGGCGCAGCAGGCGCTGGCGCAGGCCCGCGACGAGGCGAGGGATGCAGCGAATCGTCTCTCTGCCGTCAAGGCGGAGGCGGCGGGTGTCGCCACGGGTCTCGAACAGGTCGAAAGAGAACGAAACGAATGCCTGGCGATGTTGGCTCGGGATGAAGCTTCGTGCACCGGAGCCTTGCTCGAGCTGAAGCTTGATATCGATGCCGCGGCTCGCCCCGACAGCCTACGGGCTGAGCTGGAATCGTGCCGGGAATCGCTGGCGGGCTGCCGGGACATCATCGGGCAGGTTGACGCGAAAGAAGCCGAAGCGCGGGAAGCGAAATCGGCGTACGACAAGGTAAAGGACGAGCTGGCCCGAAGGGATACGGCGCGCCAGACCGCCGCGATCGCCTCCGAAAATGCCGTGGGGGAACGCGAACGTCTCGAGCGGGAATCGGCAACTTTGAAGGACGATTTCGACCGTGCGCTGGCGGAAACGGAACGGGCCGTCGAGCCGTACGGTTGTCGGGGGATATCCCCGCAGAATGCCGACGAGATCCTCGAAGCCCTCACCGCCCGGCGCAACAGCTACGGAGAGCAGGTGGGGGAAAAGGAAACGCTCGAAAAGCGGTTGTCCGATCTCGGCAGCGAAGTGCAGACGCTGCGGGCCTTGCTTGCCGAGGCCGCAAGAAATCTGGGCGAGAAGGAAGCCCTTCGGTGCGAACAGTTGAAACGCCGGGGGGAATTGGCGACCCAGCGCCTGGCGCTGTTCGGAGATCGCAATCCCGACACCGAGGAAAAACGGCTGGCCGATGGAATCGAGCGGGCAGGCGGGCAACGGGAAGCGGCGTTGCAGGAGCGCAATCATCTTCAGGCGGAACTTGCCGGGTTGCAGGAGCGGATTCAGACGCTGGCCGCGACGATCGCGACGCGCGCATTGGAACTTGCCGAGCTTGAGGGGGGCTTCAAGCAGCGGATGTCCGACGCCGAATTTGCGGACGAAGCCGCTTTTCTGGAGGCACGTCTGTCTCCGGAGCGGCTCGATGCGCTCGCCGGCTTCGCCGACGCGCTGCTGCGGGAAGAGACCGAACTCCGGGCCCGCCTGGAAGACCGGGCGGCGACCTTGAAGGCGGAGCGGGAGAAAAACCTGACCCCGAAAACAGTCGATCAGATCGGGGAGGAGTACGCCGCGGTTTCACTGAAGTTGAACGAACTGCAGAAGGCGTTGGGCGCACTCGGAGAGAAGCTTCAGCAGCACCGGGGGCAGCAACAACTCCGTCAGGTCCGGTTGCAGGCCGCGGAAGCCCAGAAGATCGAATGCGCCCGATGGGAGCGCCTGCATGAATTGATCGGGTCGGCTGACGGGAAGAAGTTCCGCAATTTCGCCCAGGGGCTCACCTTCGAGATGATGGTTGGCCATGCCAACCGGCAGCTCGGGAAGATGAGCGACCGCTATATCCTGGTCCGGGACAGTCTTGAACCGCTTGAGCTCAACGTGCTCGACAACTACCAGGCCGGGGAAATCCGCTCGACCAAAAACCTCTCGGGCGGGGAGAGCTTCATCGTCAGCCTCGCACTGGCGCTCGGGTTATCGAACATGGCCAGCCGCAACGTGCGCGTGGATTCGTTGTTTTTGGATGAAGGGTTCGGAACCCTGGACGAGGATGCCCTGGAAACCGCCCTCGAGACCTTGTCGGGTTTGCAGCAGGACGGCAAGCTGATCGGGATCATCTCGCACGTCCCGGCGCTCAAGGAGCGCATCGGCACCCGGATCCTGGTGGAAGCCGGAAGTGCCGGACGCAGCACCCTTAGTGGCCCGGGATGCCGGCGAGTGGTTTGA
- a CDS encoding exonuclease SbcCD subunit D C-terminal domain-containing protein, producing the protein MFILHTSDWHIGRALYGRKRYEEFERFLDWLIGCIADKGVEALLVSGDVFDNGTPSNRALEIYYRFLVRVAGAGCRHVVVTGGNHDSPSFLNAPREVLRFLNVHVVGCMTDAAEDEVIVLRDAAGEPEMIVCAIPYLRDRDIRTAEAGETFEDKGRKLIDGIRDHYRKVCDAAEAKRVELGGNVPIVAMGHLFAAGSRTVDGDGVRELYVGNLGHVGDEVFPACIDYLALGHLHTPQKIVGSEHHRYSGSPIPMSFGEAGQRKVVVVVETGDAGVTVEEIPVPCFQSLATVRGDWKDIAERIAGMKKESASVWLEVIYDGDELLGDLQERLRALVEGTEIEILRTRNMRLVERTLSGTSTEETLHDLDADEVFARCLAVHEVPTDQHEELLATFHETLLALHEDDALGVP; encoded by the coding sequence ATGTTTATTCTTCACACATCCGACTGGCACATCGGCCGGGCGCTCTACGGACGTAAACGCTACGAGGAATTCGAGCGTTTCCTCGACTGGTTGATCGGCTGCATCGCCGACAAGGGCGTCGAGGCGCTTCTCGTTTCCGGCGATGTCTTCGACAACGGGACGCCGAGCAACCGGGCGCTCGAGATCTATTACCGCTTCCTGGTCCGCGTGGCCGGCGCCGGTTGCCGGCACGTCGTGGTCACGGGCGGCAATCACGATTCCCCCTCTTTCCTCAACGCGCCTCGCGAGGTGCTTCGTTTCCTGAACGTTCACGTGGTCGGCTGCATGACCGATGCCGCCGAGGACGAAGTGATCGTTTTGCGGGATGCCGCCGGGGAGCCGGAGATGATCGTGTGCGCCATTCCGTATCTGCGCGACCGCGATATCCGGACCGCCGAGGCCGGTGAAACCTTCGAAGACAAGGGGCGCAAGCTGATCGACGGCATTCGCGACCATTACCGGAAGGTGTGCGACGCGGCCGAAGCAAAACGGGTCGAGCTGGGCGGAAATGTCCCGATCGTCGCGATGGGGCACCTCTTCGCGGCGGGCAGCCGAACGGTCGACGGGGACGGCGTGCGCGAACTTTACGTGGGCAACCTCGGTCATGTCGGGGATGAGGTCTTCCCTGCTTGCATCGACTATCTGGCCCTTGGCCATCTGCACACGCCCCAGAAGATCGTCGGCTCGGAGCACCACCGCTATTCGGGCTCACCCATCCCGATGAGCTTCGGAGAGGCCGGGCAGCGCAAGGTGGTCGTGGTCGTGGAAACCGGAGATGCGGGCGTTACGGTCGAGGAAATCCCCGTTCCATGCTTCCAGTCGCTGGCTACGGTGCGCGGAGACTGGAAAGACATTGCCGAACGGATCGCCGGGATGAAGAAGGAATCCGCGTCGGTCTGGCTCGAAGTCATCTACGATGGCGACGAGCTGCTGGGCGACCTGCAGGAGCGGTTGCGCGCGCTGGTCGAGGGGACCGAGATCGAGATCCTCCGAACCCGGAACATGCGCCTGGTCGAGCGGACGCTGAGCGGGACGTCCACGGAAGAAACGTTGCACGACCTGGATGCGGACGAGGTCTTCGCTCGTTGCCTTGCCGTCCACGAGGTGCCGACGGATCAGCACGAAGAGTTGCTCGCCACGTTCCACGAAACCCTTCTCGCATTGCATGAAGACGACGCGCTGGGCGTGCCATGA
- a CDS encoding type II toxin-antitoxin system VapC family toxin, whose protein sequence is MILYLDTSALVKLYVDEEQSDKVREWVAEAEIVATCKVALPEAMSAFARRHKAKELSLSEFRRLKDALSADWGHYAVVDFDEMDAAQLAIKHILRGFDAVHLAAALLLKRQDENTHFGFVSFDGRQNAAAKAEGCREPAIPKRAD, encoded by the coding sequence TTGATCCTTTATCTCGACACCAGTGCCCTGGTGAAGCTTTACGTCGACGAGGAGCAAAGCGACAAGGTTCGCGAATGGGTAGCGGAAGCAGAGATCGTTGCGACTTGCAAGGTGGCCCTTCCCGAGGCGATGTCCGCATTCGCCAGGAGACACAAGGCGAAGGAATTATCTCTCAGTGAGTTTCGCAGACTGAAGGATGCCTTGAGCGCTGATTGGGGGCACTACGCGGTCGTCGATTTCGACGAGATGGACGCCGCGCAACTCGCCATAAAGCATATTCTGCGGGGATTCGACGCGGTTCATCTGGCGGCTGCTCTGTTACTGAAACGTCAGGACGAAAATACTCACTTCGGATTTGTATCTTTCGATGGACGGCAAAACGCCGCAGCGAAGGCGGAAGGTTGCCGAGAGCCGGCCATTCCAAAGAGGGCCGATTAA